GGGCCCGGAAGGTCCACGCGCAACTGCGGAGGGAGGGCCTGCAGGTGGCCAGGTGCACGGTGGAGCGGCTCATGCGAGCCGCAGGCCTGCGCGGGATCAGCCGCGCGAAGGGACCGAGGACCACGGTCCCAGGCCGCGGCCCGGATGAGCGTCAAGACCTGGTCCAGCGAGACTTCACCGCGGCGGCTCCGAACCAGCTGTGGGTCGCTGACATCACCTACTGCCGCACTTTCAGCGGATGGGTGTACGCCGCGTTCATCATCGACGTGTTCTCCCGACGGGTGCTGGGCTGGCAGCTGTCGAAGTCGCTGCGCACGGACCTGGCCCTGGACGCGTTGGAGATGGCGTTCTGGACGCGTCAGCGCGCAGGCCAAGACGTGGCCGGGCTACGGCATCACAGCGATAAAGGAGTCCAGTACGTCGCCGTGCGATACACCCAGCGGCTGGCCGAGGCCGGCGCAGTCGCCTCAGTCGGCTCGACGGGGGACTCGTATGACAATGCCCTCGCGGAGGCGTTCAACTCGCTGTTCAAGGCGGAGCTGATCCGGAACAAGGGGCCATTCAAGTCCATCGAGGACCTGGAGATCGCGGTCGCGGAGTACATCGACTGGTTCAACCATCGTCGTGTGCACGGCGAGATCAGGCTGGTCCCTCCGGTCGAGTTCGAGGACGTCTACCATCATGAGAACCCCGTGCCGGCGCCCGCCGGGACGGCACTTACGAGCCTCTAACAAACCCGGGGCGATTCAACAAGATCCGTGGATGGGAAGCCGACGACGACAGCCGGCGGATCGACGGGAAGCTGGCCACCATCGGTGTCGATTACGCTGCTGAACGAAACCTGTTGGCACCGTTGCCGATCGACAGGTTCGACCCCGGGCTGGTTTTGCACCCACGCGTCGACCGATCCGCGATGATCACCGTGCGGAT
This region of Dermacoccus nishinomiyaensis genomic DNA includes:
- a CDS encoding IS3 family transposase (programmed frameshift) produces the protein MPAPRKYPDELRERATRMTLEARQDPATRTGAFRRVGEQLGINPETLRNWVRQAEIDHGHRPGITTSEAARVAELEKENRELRRANAILRSASGFLRGGARPPTALIVDYIDEHKHEFGVEPICATLSAAGTQIAPSTYYAAKTRTPSVRSLRDEQVLVEIRRVHEANYGVYGARKVHAQLRREGLQVARCTVERLMRAAGLRGISRAKGPRTTVPGRGPDERQDLVQRDFTAAAPNQLWVADITYCRTFSGWVYAAFIIDVFSRRVLGWQLSKSLRTDLALDALEMAFWTRQRAGQDVAGLRHHSDKGVQYVAVRYTQRLAEAGAVASVGSTGDSYDNALAEAFNSLFKAELIRNKGPFKSIEDLEIAVAEYIDWFNHRRVHGEIRLVPPVEFEDVYHHENPVPAPAGTALTSL